One window of the Brevundimonas goettingensis genome contains the following:
- a CDS encoding DUF3885 domain-containing protein has product MEPFKQAWKHFHAARRPMGWMLRNEGVPNWIRFHSLPQSKRYADTDEERAILLARQNALATEVLNVGPCWLVQTHWTTLPGEVDWADQHDPFWATREYGLEYAFEFLEEDGADEDDPGGEPDRPWRVHAAPTDWSPGQFDHLLISIADEKAGSTLWMGTDGAIFAPYDGGIDLFLSGPEAVELLRSRHPGWLSDHPLGL; this is encoded by the coding sequence ATGGAACCTTTCAAACAGGCTTGGAAGCATTTCCACGCAGCGCGTCGGCCCATGGGATGGATGTTGCGAAATGAGGGAGTTCCGAACTGGATCCGGTTTCATTCATTACCGCAATCAAAGCGATACGCCGACACCGACGAGGAACGCGCGATCCTTCTGGCTCGTCAGAATGCCCTTGCCACCGAGGTCCTTAACGTCGGGCCATGCTGGTTAGTCCAGACGCATTGGACGACGCTTCCCGGGGAAGTCGATTGGGCGGATCAGCACGACCCGTTTTGGGCGACCCGCGAGTATGGACTCGAATACGCGTTCGAGTTTCTTGAGGAAGATGGCGCGGACGAGGACGATCCGGGCGGTGAACCCGACCGCCCGTGGCGCGTGCACGCCGCACCGACTGACTGGTCGCCAGGCCAGTTCGATCACTTACTCATTTCGATTGCCGACGAGAAGGCGGGCTCCACGCTCTGGATGGGAACCGATGGCGCAATCTTCGCGCCCTATGATGGCGGTATCGATTTGTTCCTCTCCGGCCCGGAGGCCGTCGAACTTCTTAGAAGCCGCCACCCTGGCTGGCTTTCAGACCATCCACTTGGACTCTGA
- the lipB gene encoding lipoyl(octanoyl) transferase LipB gives MLADPLSPEQSRSDSAVFRPDAPPVEWAVAEGYVDYEPAVAAMEARVAAIAAGEAPELIWLLEHPPLYTAGVSSKDDDLLDAGRFPVHRTGRGGQFTYHGPGQRVAYVMLDLNRRGRDVRALVRGLEDWIIGALGEFGVEAGVRDARVGVWVERKGAGWSREDKIAAIGVKVRRWVTFHGISLNVEPDLDHFGGIVPCGISEHGVTSLVDLGVTATMDEADAALKASFQRVFGPVAPGRSPV, from the coding sequence ATGCTTGCCGACCCGTTAAGTCCAGAACAATCCCGCAGCGATTCCGCTGTTTTCCGCCCCGATGCGCCGCCCGTCGAATGGGCGGTCGCCGAGGGCTATGTCGACTATGAGCCGGCGGTGGCGGCGATGGAGGCCCGGGTCGCAGCGATCGCGGCCGGAGAGGCGCCGGAGCTGATCTGGCTGCTGGAGCATCCGCCGCTCTATACGGCGGGGGTTTCATCGAAGGACGACGACCTGCTGGACGCCGGGCGCTTCCCCGTCCACCGCACCGGGCGGGGCGGGCAGTTCACCTATCACGGCCCCGGCCAGCGGGTGGCCTATGTGATGCTGGACCTGAACCGGCGCGGGCGCGACGTGCGCGCCCTGGTGCGCGGGCTGGAGGACTGGATCATCGGCGCGCTGGGCGAGTTCGGGGTCGAGGCCGGGGTGCGCGACGCTCGGGTCGGGGTCTGGGTCGAGCGGAAGGGCGCCGGCTGGAGCCGCGAGGACAAGATCGCCGCCATCGGGGTCAAGGTGCGCCGCTGGGTGACCTTCCACGGCATCAGCCTGAACGTCGAACCGGACCTGGATCATTTCGGCGGGATCGTGCCGTGCGGCATCTCGGAGCACGGGGTGACCAGCCTGGTCGACCTGGGCGTCACCGCGACGATGGACGAAGCGGACGCCGCGCTGAAGGCCAGTTTCCAGCGCGTTTTCGGCCCCGTGGCCCCGGGGCGGTCACCTGTATGA
- a CDS encoding flagellin, translating to MANSVNTNPGALIALQNLNATNAQLTTTQSRINTGKKVASAKDNGAIWAIAQGQRADIGALGAVKSSLDRGASAIDVSLAAGESVSDLLLQLKEKALAATDKSLSTASRSALNEDFKAIRDQITTVTNNSDFNGINLIKTGATGFQALANAAGTATLTVKPEVLALGSTNVTVTATTTIGTSTQATSALALVSASIDKVSGALARLGTASKAVATHSTFVGKLSDALEAGVGNLVDADLAKESATLQALQTKQQLGVQALSIANQSTSVLTSLFRN from the coding sequence ATGGCCAACTCGGTCAACACGAACCCCGGCGCGCTCATTGCGCTCCAAAACCTGAACGCGACCAACGCCCAGCTGACGACCACGCAGTCCCGCATCAACACGGGCAAGAAGGTCGCCAGCGCCAAGGACAACGGGGCTATCTGGGCTATCGCTCAGGGCCAACGTGCCGATATCGGGGCTTTGGGTGCGGTGAAATCCTCGCTCGACCGCGGCGCGTCCGCGATCGACGTTTCGCTGGCTGCGGGCGAGTCGGTCTCTGACCTCTTGCTCCAACTGAAGGAGAAGGCACTGGCGGCGACTGACAAGTCGCTGTCGACGGCGTCCAGAAGCGCGCTGAACGAAGACTTCAAGGCTATCCGCGACCAGATCACCACGGTCACCAACAACTCCGATTTTAACGGGATCAACCTGATTAAGACCGGCGCGACAGGTTTCCAGGCTCTGGCCAATGCGGCCGGCACCGCGACCCTGACCGTCAAGCCGGAAGTCCTGGCGCTGGGGTCCACGAACGTCACCGTCACCGCGACGACCACCATCGGCACCTCGACCCAGGCCACCTCGGCCCTGGCCCTGGTGTCGGCCTCCATCGACAAGGTCTCGGGCGCCCTGGCGCGTCTGGGTACGGCGTCGAAGGCGGTTGCGACCCACTCCACGTTCGTCGGCAAGCTGTCGGACGCGCTGGAAGCAGGGGTGGGCAATCTGGTCGACGCCGATCTGGCGAAGGAAAGCGCTACGCTCCAGGCTCTGCAGACGAAGCAGCAGCTGGGGGTGCAGGCGCTGAGCATCGCCAACCAGTCGACGTCCGTGCTGACGTCTCTTTTCCGCAACTAA
- the msrB gene encoding peptide-methionine (R)-S-oxide reductase MsrB, with translation MTDTSTAPHSLRSPSGYDLTPPSEGQRVALEAALNAEEKRVLLSHGTEAPFCGVLLGEKRPGVFCCRECGLPLFRATTKFESGTGWPSFTQPVDDAHITDIVDRSYGMVRTETTCARCGSHQGHVFPDGPPPTGLRYCINSVALQFVPEGEALPDPLQRGDGTA, from the coding sequence ATGACCGACACATCGACCGCGCCCCATTCGCTCCGCTCTCCGTCCGGCTATGACCTGACGCCGCCGTCGGAGGGGCAGCGCGTGGCGCTGGAAGCCGCGCTCAACGCCGAGGAGAAGCGCGTCCTGCTGTCGCACGGCACCGAGGCGCCCTTCTGCGGCGTCCTGCTGGGCGAGAAGCGGCCGGGGGTGTTCTGCTGCCGCGAATGCGGCCTGCCGCTGTTCCGGGCCACGACCAAGTTCGAGAGCGGCACGGGCTGGCCCAGCTTCACCCAGCCGGTGGACGATGCCCACATCACCGACATCGTCGACCGGTCCTACGGGATGGTCCGCACCGAGACGACCTGCGCCCGCTGCGGCAGCCATCAGGGCCATGTCTTCCCCGACGGCCCGCCGCCGACCGGGCTGCGCTATTGCATCAACTCCGTGGCGCTACAGTTCGTCCCCGAGGGCGAGGCCCTGCCCGACCCGTTGCAACGTGGAGACGGAACGGCCTGA
- a CDS encoding DUF3008 family protein, translated as MPAKSAAQQKAAGAALSAKRGETPKSKLKGASKSMAESMTEKQLEDFAHTKRKGKPEHVADR; from the coding sequence ATGCCCGCCAAATCCGCCGCCCAGCAGAAGGCCGCCGGCGCCGCCCTGTCGGCCAAGCGCGGCGAGACGCCGAAATCGAAGCTCAAGGGCGCCTCGAAGTCGATGGCCGAGTCCATGACCGAGAAACAGCTCGAGGACTTCGCCCACACCAAACGCAAGGGCAAACCCGAGCACGTCGCGGACCGCTGA
- a CDS encoding lysozyme, translating to MSEAVIQRLKISREGVILIKSFEGFRPRAIRRDDGQWVIGYGHTLSAREGAVVSEADAELLLQYDLIPVAKAVNEGVAAVLNQHQFDALASFAFSVGVDRFQSSDVLSRLNAGFAGEAADAMIGWPEPVVAETALRRRAAERALFVANPGSPVALADLLAAPLPPPLVATPAPVEPPPPRSSPKRPSRPPPPRPRFRPNTSRPTSISPGIWPRARATPRSPPCWPIPPPSCDSRSPSRKLRSKPRPRSRRSNPRDQGPRRGARRRRGCGRGSARRRARSRDARGCRSRTRSARARPGRRLRRQPPDAALFGLFGSHRRPPARRDPLADRQRLPPGPGRTGSGG from the coding sequence GTGTCCGAAGCCGTCATCCAGCGCCTGAAGATCTCCCGGGAGGGGGTCATTCTGATCAAGAGCTTCGAGGGCTTCCGCCCCCGGGCCATCCGCCGCGACGACGGCCAGTGGGTGATCGGCTATGGCCACACCCTGTCGGCCCGCGAGGGCGCGGTGGTCTCCGAGGCCGACGCCGAACTGCTGCTGCAATACGACCTGATCCCCGTCGCCAAGGCCGTCAATGAAGGCGTCGCCGCCGTTCTGAACCAGCACCAGTTCGACGCCCTGGCCAGCTTCGCCTTCTCGGTCGGCGTCGACCGCTTCCAGTCTTCCGACGTCCTGTCGCGCCTGAACGCCGGCTTCGCGGGCGAGGCCGCCGACGCCATGATCGGCTGGCCCGAGCCGGTCGTCGCCGAGACCGCCCTGCGCCGCCGCGCCGCCGAGCGCGCCCTCTTCGTCGCCAATCCGGGCTCCCCGGTCGCCCTGGCCGACCTGCTGGCCGCCCCGCTGCCGCCGCCCCTGGTCGCCACGCCCGCCCCGGTAGAGCCCCCGCCGCCGAGGTCTTCGCCGAAGCGCCCGTCACGACCACCTCCGCCGAGACCGAGGTTCCGTCCGAATACGTCGCGCCCGACCTCGATCTCACCCGGAATCTGGCCGAGAGCGCGCGCCACGCCGCGGTCGCCTCCCTGCTGGCCGATCCCGCCCCCGTCCTGCGACAGCCGGAGCCCGAGCCGGAAGCTGAGGTCGAAGCCGAGGCCGAGGTCGCGCAGATCGAATCCCCGCGATCAAGGTCCCCGCCGAGGCGCCCGTCGCCGAAGAGGCTGCGGTCGCGGAAGCGCTCGCCGTAGAGCCCGAAGTCGCGACGCCCGAGGCTGTCGAAGCCGCACCCGAAGCGCCCGCGCCCGCCCCGGCCGCCGGCTTCGCCGCCAGCCTCCCGATGCAGCGCTATTCGGCCTATTCGGGAGCCATCGTCGGCCCCCTGCCCGGCGCGATCCGCTCGCCGATCGCCAACGCCTTCCGCCCGGCCCTGGCCGAACCGGCTCCGGCGGTTGA
- the mgtE gene encoding magnesium transporter, translated as MSDKTATLDPEVITEDHEALDEDYVLTPAFVEKVADAADEGDGMRLRSLLEDLHPADVADLMGYLNPELRAVIMLWLPPELLADTLPELDDGIREEVLERVPHLTLAEALQELDSDDAAAVVEDLEDDQREKVLSAMPAGDRAAIESSLGYEEDSAGRLMQREVMAAPAFWNVGDTIDHIRRQSDDLPELFFDIYVVDPMNKPVGGLPISQLLRAPRAAKLTDLMEPINEIAVDQDQEEVAYIFEKYHLISAPVIDAGGRLVGQITVDDIVNIIQEENREDILRLAGVSDEDRGSSVFEIVRGRVPWLTINLATAALGASVIGLFEHTIEKIVALAVLMPIVSAIGGNAGTQALTVTVRALATRELNSANAGRTFWRELFVGLANGLILAPLIGVVAGFWFRDEDWRIGLVIGAAMVLNLLVAASIGVLTPLTLSKLKFDPAVSSAVFVTATTDFFGFLIFLGLATIVLL; from the coding sequence GTGAGCGATAAAACCGCCACTCTCGACCCTGAGGTCATCACCGAAGATCACGAAGCGCTGGACGAGGACTACGTCCTGACCCCGGCCTTCGTCGAAAAGGTCGCCGACGCCGCCGACGAGGGCGACGGCATGCGGCTGCGGTCCCTGCTCGAGGACCTGCACCCGGCCGACGTCGCCGACCTGATGGGCTATCTTAATCCCGAGTTGCGCGCGGTCATCATGCTTTGGCTGCCGCCCGAGCTGCTGGCCGACACCCTTCCCGAGCTGGACGACGGCATCCGCGAGGAGGTGCTGGAGCGCGTTCCCCACCTGACCCTGGCCGAGGCCCTGCAGGAACTGGATTCCGACGACGCCGCCGCCGTCGTCGAGGACCTGGAGGACGACCAGCGCGAGAAGGTCCTGTCGGCCATGCCGGCCGGCGACCGCGCCGCCATCGAAAGCTCCCTGGGCTACGAGGAAGACTCCGCCGGCCGCCTGATGCAGCGCGAGGTCATGGCCGCGCCCGCCTTCTGGAACGTGGGCGACACCATCGACCACATCCGCCGTCAGAGCGACGACCTGCCCGAGTTGTTCTTCGACATCTACGTCGTCGATCCGATGAACAAGCCGGTCGGCGGCCTTCCAATCAGCCAGCTGCTGCGCGCGCCGCGCGCCGCCAAGCTCACCGATCTGATGGAGCCGATCAACGAGATCGCCGTCGATCAGGACCAGGAAGAGGTCGCCTACATCTTCGAGAAATACCACCTGATCTCGGCCCCGGTCATCGACGCGGGCGGCCGGCTGGTGGGCCAGATCACCGTCGATGACATCGTCAACATCATTCAGGAAGAGAACCGCGAGGACATCCTGCGTCTGGCCGGTGTCTCGGACGAGGACCGCGGTTCGTCGGTGTTCGAGATCGTGCGCGGCCGGGTGCCCTGGCTGACCATCAACCTGGCCACGGCGGCCCTCGGCGCCAGCGTCATCGGCCTGTTCGAGCACACGATCGAAAAGATCGTCGCCCTCGCCGTCCTGATGCCCATCGTCTCGGCCATCGGCGGCAATGCCGGAACCCAGGCCCTCACCGTCACCGTCCGCGCCCTGGCGACGCGTGAGCTGAACTCCGCCAACGCCGGCCGCACCTTCTGGCGCGAGCTGTTCGTGGGCCTGGCCAACGGCCTGATCCTGGCGCCCCTGATCGGCGTCGTCGCCGGCTTCTGGTTCCGCGACGAGGACTGGCGCATCGGCCTGGTCATCGGGGCGGCCATGGTGCTCAACCTGCTGGTCGCGGCCTCGATCGGGGTGCTGACGCCCCTTACCCTGTCCAAACTGAAGTTCGACCCGGCCGTCTCCTCGGCCGTCTTCGTCACCGCCACGACCGACTTCTTCGGCTTCCTGATCTTCCTCGGCCTGGCGACCATCGTTCTCCTCTAG
- a CDS encoding exopolysaccharide biosynthesis protein — translation MSALALGSGADYITPGPHWADDRPPMSLVHASPDSQRTFSQVLEDLGVAEGPTLTLREVVEAFGDRGLGALILVLSLMALFPWPPGGKAVFAMPIILLATELTFQRNEVWLPRWALRVSVSRAAYRTAVSKVIGPIRRVENLTRPRLSFLTGAVSEVLMGITCVLLALVMALPIPFGDMLPGIGLVFFALGVMQKDGAAVLVGVLGSLTTVAYLLLIWRTAIEAAHHAASWLAHIAGWFAHIPGWFAGLLG, via the coding sequence GTGTCAGCGCTGGCGCTGGGGTCCGGCGCCGACTACATCACCCCGGGGCCGCATTGGGCCGATGATCGGCCGCCGATGTCTCTGGTTCACGCCTCTCCCGACAGCCAGCGCACCTTTTCCCAGGTGCTGGAGGACCTCGGGGTCGCGGAGGGCCCGACCCTGACGCTGCGCGAGGTGGTCGAGGCCTTCGGCGACCGGGGTCTGGGCGCCCTGATCCTGGTTCTGTCGCTGATGGCCCTCTTCCCCTGGCCCCCGGGCGGCAAGGCGGTCTTCGCCATGCCCATCATACTTCTGGCGACCGAACTGACCTTCCAGCGCAATGAGGTCTGGCTGCCGCGCTGGGCCCTGCGCGTCTCCGTCAGCCGCGCCGCCTACCGCACCGCCGTCTCCAAGGTCATCGGTCCGATCCGCCGCGTCGAGAACCTGACCCGGCCGCGTCTCAGCTTCCTGACCGGAGCGGTCAGCGAGGTCCTGATGGGGATTACCTGCGTCCTGCTGGCCCTGGTTATGGCGCTCCCCATCCCGTTCGGCGACATGCTGCCGGGCATCGGCCTGGTCTTCTTCGCCCTGGGCGTGATGCAGAAGGACGGGGCCGCCGTACTCGTGGGCGTGCTCGGATCCCTGACGACCGTCGCCTATCTGCTGCTGATCTGGCGCACCGCCATCGAGGCCGCCCACCACGCCGCCAGCTGGCTGGCCCACATCGCCGGCTGGTTCGCTCACATCCCCGGCTGGTTCGCGGGCCTGCTGGGGTAG
- the murA gene encoding UDP-N-acetylglucosamine 1-carboxyvinyltransferase translates to MDSIAVNGGAQLYGEIPVSGAKNSAIKLMAASILTAEPVRLTNMPRLADTKFLGQLLRQFGMTVTESDGPDGQQTLFDARELTSTFAPYDLVRQMRASFNVLGPLLARTGHAKVSLPGGCTIGARPVDLHIDALSKLGAAIELEEGYVSATAPKGLKGAEIEFPFVSVGATEHTLMAAVLAQGTTVLRRAAREPEIGDLVRCLISMGAKIEGVDTDTLTITGVTSLTGTDWAVIPDRIEMGSYACAAAMAGGEVRLTKARPELIDALTVKMVEAGVEVTPTEDGVIIKRDRARRLKAVDVATEVYPGFATDLQAQFMALMTTADGVSTIHENIFENRFMHAPELARLGADISVHAGEAKVTGVEWLRGAPVMATDLRASVSLVIAGLAAEGETTIGRVYHLDRGFERLEEKLGACGAEIRRIHGPPVEGPADEH, encoded by the coding sequence ATGGACAGTATCGCGGTAAACGGCGGCGCCCAGCTTTACGGGGAAATCCCGGTCAGCGGCGCCAAGAACTCGGCCATCAAGCTGATGGCGGCCTCGATCCTGACGGCCGAGCCGGTTCGGCTGACCAATATGCCGCGTCTGGCGGACACGAAATTCCTCGGCCAGCTGCTGCGCCAGTTCGGCATGACGGTGACCGAGAGCGACGGCCCCGACGGCCAGCAGACCCTGTTCGACGCCCGGGAACTGACCTCGACCTTCGCTCCCTATGATCTGGTTCGCCAGATGCGGGCCTCGTTCAACGTGCTGGGGCCGCTGCTGGCGCGCACCGGACACGCCAAGGTCTCCCTGCCGGGCGGCTGCACCATCGGGGCGCGGCCGGTCGACCTGCATATCGACGCCCTGTCCAAGCTGGGCGCGGCGATCGAGCTGGAAGAAGGCTATGTCTCGGCCACGGCTCCCAAGGGGCTGAAGGGCGCCGAGATCGAATTTCCGTTCGTGTCCGTCGGCGCGACCGAACACACCCTTATGGCCGCCGTTCTGGCGCAAGGCACGACCGTGCTGCGTCGCGCCGCCCGCGAGCCGGAGATCGGCGACCTGGTGCGTTGCCTGATCTCGATGGGCGCGAAGATCGAGGGCGTCGACACCGACACCCTGACCATTACCGGCGTGACCTCGCTGACGGGGACGGACTGGGCGGTGATCCCGGACCGGATCGAGATGGGCTCCTATGCCTGCGCAGCGGCGATGGCGGGGGGCGAGGTGCGTCTGACGAAGGCGCGGCCCGAGCTGATCGACGCCCTGACGGTCAAGATGGTCGAGGCGGGCGTCGAGGTCACCCCGACCGAGGACGGCGTCATCATCAAGCGCGACCGCGCCCGGCGGCTGAAGGCCGTCGATGTGGCCACCGAGGTCTATCCGGGCTTCGCCACCGATCTGCAGGCCCAGTTCATGGCCCTGATGACCACGGCCGACGGGGTGTCGACCATCCACGAGAACATCTTCGAGAACCGCTTCATGCACGCGCCCGAGCTGGCGCGGCTGGGCGCCGACATCTCGGTCCACGCCGGCGAGGCCAAGGTCACGGGCGTGGAATGGCTGCGCGGGGCCCCGGTCATGGCGACCGACCTCAGGGCCTCGGTCAGCCTGGTGATCGCCGGCCTGGCCGCCGAGGGTGAAACCACCATCGGACGCGTCTATCATCTGGATCGCGGGTTCGAGCGTCTCGAGGAGAAGCTGGGGGCCTGCGGGGCCGAGATCCGCCGGATCCACGGCCCGCCCGTGGAAGGACCGGCGGATGAGCACTGA
- a CDS encoding FliM/FliN family flagellar motor switch protein codes for MRVPRIKEYPLSQIDSVDVEISVVLGRSVLPMSQLLKMGRGAVIPLDASEHDEVWILANNHPVARGEIEIREDRIAITVTRPADVYDFMAGAA; via the coding sequence CTGCGCGTTCCGAGGATTAAAGAGTACCCCTTGAGCCAGATCGATTCCGTCGACGTCGAGATTTCCGTGGTGCTGGGCCGTTCGGTTCTGCCCATGTCGCAGCTGCTCAAGATGGGCCGCGGCGCGGTGATTCCGCTCGACGCGTCCGAGCACGACGAGGTCTGGATCCTGGCCAACAACCACCCGGTCGCGCGCGGCGAGATCGAGATCCGTGAGGACCGGATCGCCATCACCGTGACCCGCCCGGCCGACGTCTATGACTTCATGGCGGGGGCCGCCTGA
- the flaF gene encoding flagellar biosynthesis regulator FlaF: MMLQAYKQAATRAESPREMEYRLFGQVTRALMQAAATDPSDVATRIDALDWNRRLWSTLATDCADPGNAMPMALRAQIISISIFVGKHSSVVMRGEDDFEILIDINRSIMQGLNQGVQQAA; encoded by the coding sequence GTGATGCTTCAGGCGTACAAGCAGGCGGCCACGCGGGCGGAATCCCCGCGTGAAATGGAATACCGCCTGTTCGGTCAGGTGACCCGGGCCCTGATGCAGGCCGCGGCGACGGATCCTTCGGACGTCGCGACGCGTATCGACGCCCTGGACTGGAACCGGCGGCTGTGGTCGACCCTGGCCACCGACTGCGCCGACCCGGGCAACGCCATGCCCATGGCCCTGCGCGCCCAGATCATCTCCATCAGCATCTTCGTGGGCAAACACTCCTCCGTCGTGATGCGCGGCGAGGACGATTTCGAGATCCTGATCGACATCAACCGTTCTATCATGCAGGGCCTGAACCAGGGCGTGCAGCAGGCCGCCTGA
- a CDS encoding ATP-binding protein, giving the protein MLDLEVKTNAAGGADAVDVAANDRTSDLDVSAFFDVSLDMLCIRDMDGRLIKLSRSWEDVLGYSLAELEGGAMLALIHPDDIEMTRTEMARIEAGASGGELFGIINRYRRKDGEYRQLEWRAKRRGDRIYGVARDVTERLAVEQDLAAAKAAAEAANQAKSDFLANMSHEIRTPLNGVIGLAATLGRSGLEPRQKEMVDLIARSGATLERLVSDILDVSKVESGRMNIEIATFDLEVELDALVEMQRSRAEEKGLGFDVRIGATTRGDFLGDALRIKQVLMNLLSNAIKFTEQGGVSLEIDVAEDTPGAGMAQLGLTVRDSGIGFDAGFGVFERFSQADGTITRRFGGSGLGLSICKSLVELMGGTIAVQSAVGQGSAFTVTVPLSRTRSLADYDQRALEALGGLAGGDEEGALSAGLRVLLAEDHPVNQRVVQLILGEYGVEVVTVENGADAVAAFNLDRYDLILMDMQMPVMDGLAATRAIRAIEAGSPERAATPIVMLSANAMDQHLAETEAAGADRHLAKPFAPPALIQVVSDLTAHAETGEKIAVNGG; this is encoded by the coding sequence ATGTTGGATCTAGAGGTCAAGACGAACGCCGCCGGGGGGGCGGACGCCGTCGATGTGGCCGCCAACGACCGCACCTCCGATCTGGACGTCTCGGCCTTTTTCGACGTCTCGCTGGACATGCTCTGCATCCGCGACATGGATGGGCGGCTGATCAAGCTGAGCCGGTCTTGGGAAGACGTACTGGGCTATTCCCTGGCCGAGCTGGAAGGCGGGGCGATGCTGGCCCTGATCCACCCCGACGATATCGAGATGACGCGCACCGAAATGGCCCGGATCGAGGCCGGCGCCTCCGGCGGCGAGCTGTTCGGCATCATCAATCGCTATCGGCGCAAGGACGGCGAGTATCGTCAGCTGGAGTGGCGCGCCAAGCGGCGGGGCGACCGCATCTATGGCGTGGCGCGTGACGTGACCGAACGTCTGGCCGTCGAGCAGGATCTGGCCGCCGCCAAGGCCGCCGCCGAGGCCGCCAATCAGGCCAAGAGCGACTTCCTGGCCAATATGAGCCACGAGATCCGCACCCCGCTGAACGGCGTCATCGGTCTGGCCGCCACCCTGGGCCGCAGCGGACTTGAGCCGCGCCAGAAGGAGATGGTCGATCTGATCGCCCGCTCCGGCGCGACGCTGGAACGGCTGGTGTCCGACATTCTGGATGTGTCCAAGGTCGAATCCGGCCGCATGAACATCGAGATCGCCACCTTCGATCTGGAGGTCGAGCTGGACGCGCTGGTCGAGATGCAGCGGTCCCGGGCCGAGGAGAAGGGGCTGGGCTTTGACGTCCGGATCGGGGCGACGACGCGCGGCGACTTCCTGGGCGACGCCCTGCGGATCAAGCAGGTGCTGATGAACCTGCTGTCGAACGCGATCAAATTCACCGAACAGGGCGGTGTCTCGCTGGAAATCGACGTCGCCGAAGACACACCGGGTGCAGGCATGGCCCAGCTGGGCCTGACGGTGCGCGACAGCGGCATCGGCTTCGACGCCGGATTCGGGGTGTTCGAGCGCTTCAGCCAGGCGGACGGAACGATCACGCGCCGCTTCGGGGGCTCGGGCCTGGGCCTGTCGATCTGCAAATCCCTGGTCGAACTGATGGGCGGGACCATCGCCGTGCAGTCGGCGGTGGGGCAGGGCAGCGCCTTTACCGTCACCGTGCCACTGTCGCGGACCCGGTCGCTGGCCGACTACGATCAGCGCGCCCTGGAGGCCCTGGGCGGCCTGGCCGGCGGGGATGAGGAAGGCGCGCTGAGCGCGGGATTGAGGGTGCTGCTGGCTGAGGACCATCCGGTCAACCAGCGCGTGGTGCAACTGATCCTGGGCGAATACGGCGTCGAGGTCGTCACTGTGGAGAACGGGGCGGACGCGGTCGCCGCCTTCAATCTGGACCGCTACGACCTGATCCTGATGGACATGCAGATGCCGGTCATGGACGGTCTGGCCGCGACCCGCGCCATCCGCGCCATCGAGGCCGGATCGCCGGAGCGGGCCGCCACGCCGATCGTCATGCTGAGCGCCAATGCCATGGACCAGCATCTGGCCGAGACCGAGGCGGCCGGAGCCGACCGGCACCTGGCCAAGCCCTTCGCGCCCCCGGCCCTGATCCAGGTGGTCAGCGATCTCACCGCCCACGCGGAAACGGGCGAGAAAATTGCGGTGAACGGCGGCTGA